The nucleotide sequence CTGTCACTCACCTCGATGAGAATATGCTGGCTCCTGAAGTGCGATAGGAACTTCCATGATTGTTCTGCATTCGTGATCTGAGAAGGCAGCACAATGCCACGATAATGGCGACGAGAAAGATGACACCCAAGATGCAGAAAGAGAGCGCTAGGAAGGATTGGGAGAGGCAGAGGGTCCCTTCCGAGCGCATCTTCTTGAGTTTCTGATACTGTTCCAGGGTCATATTGCCTCTTCGATCACCCCTTGTTCGGGAATCTAACTCAATCTGTGGTGCTGAGACGGCCAGAGAGTTGAACACTTCAATTCTGGCTAGATGCCTCTCGCTGGGCAGGATAAATCTCTCATCTCGGCGCCTACAGTCAACTTTGGGGCATCTTCCGCGACACAGTTGGACCCCACAGGAGACATGAAGATGTTCCCGATCGGGAAATTTGAAGGCAGGAAAGGTTGTCTGGAAGAGTTTCTCCACAAGATCATCCTTGTGCGGCTTGGACCAACCCTCCTCAATTGGACGGAATCGCACCAGAAGTGCCGGCATCACCTGTGAAAGAGAATGTGAATAGATGACTTAAAAACGAGAGTATATCCAGATTCCACTATTTCCTCCACTGCACACATGCCAAGAAAAGTACTCCCAATCGTCACAATTGTATCTCTTTGTCTTAACAATGGATAATTGAAGAGTATTTTTCTCCTCTTTGGCaatgagatgaaaatatttgtgttGAAACAATTGGAgagcataaaaaaaatctcccacGTCTCGTTGAATTATTAATCTCTCCTCGATGAGTGAGGAAGGGCGCGAGGAAATAGGGTGATGGTatacaaaagagaaaaatgttttcaaGATCAGAAAGTTTGTAATGCAAATTTCTGACTCTTTCTCTGACTCTTCATGCGTCGTAAAAAAGTGAAATTCTCCCTCCTTTTCGAGAGCTCACCTGTTCATCGATGGGGCATCCTCTTTCATCTAGAAGCTTCTGGGAAGCTTCACCCAATCCATCGAGTGCTATGCAGTCAACCACACGGACCCCTACACTTCCTGGAAGAATGGCTCGGACACCGAGCGTCGTGGCTTGACCAACTTCAACTGATCCTGTTCCACCGCTTCCTCCTAGCTCCAGCCAGACTCGTACTCTCGACGATCCTGCGATATCAGTCTTCATACGTCCGTTTCTGGCGGAAGGAAGAGATTCTCCGGAATTAATATAATTTCAaggaatttcacaaaattttcaaggaaatcaGTTTTTTCAAATCAAGAAGCATTTTCTGAGacaaaattgtttttatcaaatatttatgaaaGGAATTCCTTCAGTCTCTGAACAATTTTACCAAAATGTTAGGTGCAGCAATCAATCCATTCATTAATTCGTGAATGAACTAATGTTTACGAATGGTGAGTCACAAACTTATTCATACTTTCCTATCAATATAGAAAGTGTATTTAGAGAACTCATGAAAATTGCTAATTTTCCTTTCCTAATAACAATTTAAAGTGTAAATCAATATCGACAAAATCGCACATTCgcgagtttaaaaaaaatcgcgaaactcttattttctctcaaaatttatGTAACATCTCTCAATGGTGCAATTTTATACAAAGATGAGAAAGcttagtgaaaaatttatttgttgaGCGTGTTCAGTGAATATGTGAATATTAAAAAACATCGCAGAAGGACATATAGATCATCTTGTTTAGCCTTACCTCACGGGTTTTTCATGTGAAGAAATCACATTCATATTCATCATGTCACTGGGAAGAGAGCACTTGGCGATCTTCACTACATCTGCACTTTGGCGCAATTTTCCATCCATTTGTACAACAATCCTCACTGAGAGTTCCATTGATCCATCCTCTTGGGGTTCAGATCTAACTCCGCATCCCGAAGTTGGTAGTCTGAGGGAGATGATAGAGGTGAGATTTCCTCTGGAGTGACACTCCTCAGCAAATTCCTTTGCGAAGACGACTCCCTTGAAGGGACGATCGAGATCAAGTCGGAGATTCATGAAGTCCCTGGTGCAGTTGGCACAGATAGAAACCACATGATTTGGTGGGGGTCGAACTGAAGTACCTGTTGCACCTATGAGGAAGCTTACGAAGAGTATTCGCGGCCAATCCATTGATTACCTGCAAAGTGTGAGAAGaaacattgaatttttttcccaaacatcaaatattttgagaaacgTTTTTTTTCCTCGTGCTCCCGAGACATGCCAAAGAGGAAGTTGcacttcaataaatatttattaaaattttatgaagatttAGTAGACACacgaaagaggaaaaaaaaaacagcaccaTATCAGTGAAAGTGTCTTCATTTCCATGAACATTTTTTTGCTATCCTCTTTCACTGGATTTATTCATTTCAATGATAATAATTTTCCCAGACGTAACATCAAAAAAGATCAGACATTCACTCCAATTTGTAAACTTTCCTACGATCTCTTGCAGTGACATTCTTCGCGCACTCTTCAAATTTCATTCTTCAATGACTCTTCATTTCTATTTTATGCAATACATGAGTGCCGATGATCCCGCGATAAGACACGTCTCTCTCACCTGACCTTGTCAATTTATCGACACTCTATCGTTAGTGCATAATTGAAAGATCACACTTGGATGAAGATTGAAAGTGACAATGAATACAATACACCAAATGAACTTTTTCTTTTACCAATGCAATGAAAATCTACTTTTCACTCTAAATAAGATCAAATAATCAGCAGAGTTGAAATCGGGGTACAAAAGTTGCCCTCTTCATAGACTTTCATTAAATCTTTTAACtgttttgttccttgaat is from Phlebotomus papatasi isolate M1 chromosome 1, Ppap_2.1, whole genome shotgun sequence and encodes:
- the LOC129810394 gene encoding uncharacterized protein LOC129810394 isoform X2 translates to MDWPRILFVSFLIGATGTSVRPPPNHVVSICANCTRDFMNLRLDLDRPFKGVVFAKEFAEECHSRGNLTSIISLRLPTSGCGVRSEPQEDGSMELSVRIVVQMDGKLRQSADVVKIAKCSLPSDMMNMNVISSHEKPVRNGRMKTDIAGSSRVRVWLELGGSGGTGSVEVGQATTLGVRAILPGSVGVRVVDCIALDGLGEASQKLLDERGCPIDEQVMPALLVRFRPIEEGWSKPHKDDLVEKLFQTTFPAFKFPDREHLHVSCGVQLCRGRCPKVDCRRRDERFILPSERHLARIEVFNSLAVSAPQIELDSRTRGDRRGNMTLEQYQKLKKMRSEGTLCLSQSFLALSFCILGVIFLVAIIVALCCLLRSRMQNNHGSSYRTSGASIFSSSSGSQSRFGSKLLIPYSGSLPYGRVY
- the LOC129810394 gene encoding uncharacterized protein LOC129810394 isoform X1, with the protein product MDWPRILFVSFLIGATGTSVRPPPNHVVSICANCTRDFMNLRLDLDRPFKGVVFAKEFAEECHSRGNLTSIISLRLPTSGCGVRSEPQEDGSMELSVRIVVQMDGKLRQSADVVKIAKCSLPSDMMNMNVISSHEKPVRNGRMKTDIAGSSRVRVWLELGGSGGTGSVEVGQATTLGVRAILPGSVGVRVVDCIALDGLGEASQKLLDERGCPIDEQVMPALLVRFRPIEEGWSKPHKDDLVEKLFQTTFPAFKFPDREHLHVSCGVQLCRGRCPKVDCRRRDERFILPSERHLARIEVFNSLAVSAPQIELDSRTRGDRRGNMTLEQYQKLKKMRSEGTLCLSQSFLALSFCILGVIFLVAIIVALCCLLRSRMQNNHGSSYRTSGASIFSSSSSGSQSRFGSKLLIPYSGSLPYGRVY